The following are encoded together in the Deinococcus soli (ex Cha et al. 2016) genome:
- a CDS encoding helix-turn-helix transcriptional regulator: MAHVILDDPQVVEVLLDHDRMRLLTPFMAAPMTIAQAAEITGSPPTSLGYWVKRFVRLGLVREVASQRPAVFGAVSNEFIVDPSRVMPLEEMLSGVQLPSWERMLRGYAREYQRVSPDWLLRFHVTPEGLLTRRELTREELDGSGAPAGQRPLGEWALLRLSREDAQAFRERLSGVVQEFLARSSEDESDSVYLVHVGLTRDPVHG, translated from the coding sequence ATGGCGCACGTTATCCTTGACGATCCGCAGGTGGTTGAGGTGCTGCTGGATCATGACCGTATGCGTCTCCTGACGCCTTTCATGGCGGCGCCGATGACGATCGCGCAGGCGGCGGAGATCACCGGGTCCCCGCCGACCTCTCTGGGGTACTGGGTGAAGCGGTTCGTGCGGCTGGGGCTGGTGCGGGAGGTCGCCTCTCAGCGTCCGGCGGTGTTCGGGGCGGTGTCGAACGAGTTCATCGTGGACCCGTCGCGGGTGATGCCGCTGGAGGAGATGCTGTCGGGCGTGCAGCTTCCCTCGTGGGAGCGGATGCTGCGCGGCTACGCGCGGGAGTATCAGCGGGTGTCGCCGGACTGGCTGCTGCGGTTTCACGTGACGCCGGAGGGCCTGCTGACCCGGCGTGAGTTGACGCGTGAGGAACTGGACGGGTCGGGTGCCCCGGCAGGGCAGCGGCCGCTGGGGGAATGGGCGCTGCTGCGGCTGTCGCGGGAGGACGCGCAGGCGTTCCGCGAGCGGCTGTCCGGGGTGGTGCAGGAGTTCCTGGCCCGCTCGTCGGAGGATGAGTCGGACAGCGTGTATCTGGTGCATGTGGGGTTGACGCGGGACCCGGTGCACGGGTGA
- a CDS encoding ATP-binding protein: MSLTAAELQTYLHALVRGDLKLATMIWGPPGVGKSSVVAQVAAAHGLDFVDVRLSQLAPTDLRGLPVPESDGQGGGVSRWYPPEFLPRSGRGILFLDEVNMAPPTMQGMAQQLILDRRVGSYELPDGWFVWAAGNRKEDRASVFDMPAPLANRFLHLTVRPDFDSWRSYALGRNLHEHVIAFLTFRPELLHRLDPQQPAWPSPRAWEMASRLHRAGLDATPAIGEAAGAEFSAFVRLYEQLPDLGIVLEGRGAGLRLPDEPSVRYAAVVGLAARASTADEAYHAFTWLADSAGPEWLQLYVATLVSKFQAIGQLADLAELVGRDERLATLVQTTLSLTESA, from the coding sequence GTGAGCCTGACTGCTGCCGAACTTCAGACGTACCTGCACGCTCTCGTCCGCGGGGACCTGAAACTCGCCACGATGATCTGGGGCCCCCCCGGCGTGGGCAAGAGCAGCGTCGTGGCGCAGGTCGCCGCCGCGCACGGCCTGGACTTCGTGGACGTGCGCCTCTCGCAGCTGGCCCCCACGGACCTGCGTGGCCTGCCGGTCCCCGAGAGCGACGGGCAGGGGGGCGGCGTGAGCCGCTGGTACCCCCCGGAATTCCTGCCCCGCAGCGGGCGCGGCATCCTGTTCCTGGACGAGGTGAACATGGCCCCGCCCACCATGCAGGGCATGGCGCAGCAGCTCATCCTGGACCGCCGGGTGGGCAGTTACGAACTCCCGGACGGGTGGTTCGTGTGGGCCGCCGGGAACCGCAAGGAGGACCGCGCCAGCGTGTTCGACATGCCCGCCCCCCTCGCCAACCGCTTCCTGCACCTGACGGTCCGGCCGGACTTCGACTCCTGGCGCAGCTACGCCCTGGGCCGGAACCTGCACGAGCACGTCATCGCGTTCCTGACCTTCCGCCCGGAACTCCTGCACCGCCTCGACCCGCAGCAGCCCGCGTGGCCCAGCCCCCGCGCCTGGGAGATGGCGTCCCGCCTGCACCGCGCCGGACTGGACGCCACGCCCGCCATCGGCGAGGCCGCCGGGGCCGAATTCAGCGCCTTCGTGCGCCTGTACGAGCAGCTGCCCGACTTGGGCATCGTGCTCGAAGGCCGGGGCGCCGGCCTGCGCCTGCCGGACGAACCCAGCGTCCGCTACGCCGCCGTTGTGGGTCTGGCCGCCCGCGCCAGTACCGCCGACGAGGCGTACCACGCCTTCACGTGGCTCGCCGACAGCGCCGGACCCGAATGGCTCCAGCTGTACGTCGCCACCCTCGTCAGCAAATTCCAGGCCATCGGGCAGCTCGCGGACCTCGCCGAACTCGTGGGCCGGGACGAACGCCTCGCCACGCTCGTGCAGACCACGCTGAGCCTCACGGAAAGCGCGTGA
- a CDS encoding DUF2201 family putative metallopeptidase, whose translation MTTPVPVTPEFQRLISGSRLRLRGRSAFFATLLLHAEFVPSREVAAAGTDGERVYVNPEVAATLAPDVLDGLLLHEVLHAALSHVERRGPREKKRWNKAADLIVNGMVSAAGLPTPPQSRRDEHLERLSVEEVYTSIEAEAEGDGDDEGDDLLDGPPSDAPPRGQKPGQAGQTQRQWQQALAQARSVEAMSGKGDDPLGEHRELQRLAPARLDWRAHLWRFLARTPVDFGGFDRRFVGRGLYLEALDDESLTALIAVDTSGSVDDDAVRALVGEVQGVLGAYPHVRATLYYADTEAYGPHDLTPGGEIPPPQGGGGTDFRPIFRLLDEHEPDVLIYLTDGYGDFPEAAPRVPTLWVVPPGGLEDEGFPFGEVLRLEEHI comes from the coding sequence ATGACGACGCCCGTCCCGGTCACGCCGGAATTCCAGCGTCTGATCTCCGGCTCCCGCCTGCGCCTGCGGGGGCGGTCGGCGTTCTTCGCGACGCTGCTGCTGCACGCGGAGTTCGTGCCCTCCCGGGAGGTCGCGGCGGCAGGCACGGACGGCGAGCGGGTGTACGTGAACCCGGAGGTCGCCGCGACGCTGGCGCCGGACGTGCTGGACGGCCTGCTGCTGCACGAGGTGCTGCACGCGGCGCTGTCGCACGTGGAGCGGCGCGGGCCGCGTGAGAAGAAACGCTGGAACAAGGCCGCGGACCTGATCGTGAACGGCATGGTGTCGGCAGCGGGGCTGCCCACGCCGCCGCAGTCGCGGCGGGACGAGCACCTGGAACGCCTGAGTGTCGAGGAGGTGTACACGTCCATCGAGGCAGAGGCCGAGGGGGACGGGGACGACGAGGGCGACGACCTGCTTGACGGGCCTCCCAGTGACGCGCCGCCGCGCGGGCAGAAGCCGGGGCAGGCCGGGCAGACGCAGCGGCAGTGGCAGCAGGCGCTGGCGCAGGCGCGCAGCGTGGAGGCCATGAGCGGCAAGGGTGACGATCCGCTGGGCGAGCACCGCGAGTTGCAGCGCCTCGCCCCGGCGCGACTGGACTGGCGGGCTCACCTGTGGCGCTTCCTGGCGCGCACCCCGGTGGATTTCGGGGGCTTCGACCGGCGGTTCGTGGGGCGCGGCCTGTACCTGGAGGCGCTGGACGACGAGTCCCTGACCGCACTGATCGCGGTGGACACGTCCGGCAGCGTGGACGACGACGCTGTGCGGGCGCTGGTGGGCGAGGTGCAGGGCGTGCTGGGCGCGTACCCGCACGTCCGCGCGACCCTGTACTACGCGGACACCGAGGCGTACGGCCCGCACGACCTGACGCCCGGCGGGGAGATCCCCCCACCGCAGGGGGGCGGCGGCACGGACTTCCGCCCGATCTTCAGGCTGCTCGACGAGCACGAACCGGACGTGCTGATCTACCTGACGGACGGCTACGGGGACTTCCCCGAGGCGGCCCCGCGCGTGCCGACGCTGTGGGTGGTCCCACCGGGCGGCCTGGAGGACGAGGGCTTCCCCTTCGGTGAGGTCCTGCGCCTGGAGGAACACATATGA
- the nudC gene encoding NAD(+) diphosphatase: MIATSRPDDFEVALTLTPDAGSVWFVFDGPKLVLRADGTLPTGEAPLPAVDVTRLGTLDGTSYLAAGLDGDLPGGFQAVPVRSGFGRLPDHHMGLAGYAAQVIEFARTHRYCGRCSAPLSDVTHERSRRCPNCGLTVYPRVAPVAMVLIRRGQGRDTELLLARSPHFPPGMYSALAGFVEPSETLEAAARREVQEEVGVQITDLRYQFSQPWPFPHSLMLGFTAEYVGGDITPQPGEIDDARWFPVTGLPTLPAAFSIARALIDGAVAGALE; encoded by the coding sequence ATGATCGCCACGAGTCGCCCCGACGACTTCGAGGTTGCCCTGACGCTAACACCAGATGCGGGGTCGGTGTGGTTCGTGTTCGACGGACCGAAACTCGTCCTGCGCGCGGACGGCACCCTGCCGACCGGGGAAGCCCCACTGCCTGCGGTGGACGTGACGCGGCTGGGCACCCTGGACGGCACGTCGTATCTGGCGGCGGGACTGGACGGCGACCTGCCCGGCGGCTTCCAGGCCGTGCCCGTTCGCTCCGGCTTCGGCCGCCTGCCCGATCATCACATGGGGCTGGCCGGGTACGCCGCGCAGGTCATCGAGTTCGCGCGCACGCACCGCTACTGCGGCCGCTGCTCTGCGCCCCTGAGTGACGTCACGCATGAACGCTCGCGCCGCTGCCCGAACTGCGGCCTGACGGTGTACCCGCGCGTGGCCCCCGTCGCAATGGTGCTCATCCGGCGCGGTCAGGGCCGGGACACCGAACTGTTGCTGGCCCGCAGCCCGCACTTCCCGCCCGGCATGTACTCCGCGCTGGCGGGTTTCGTGGAACCCTCCGAGACGCTGGAAGCCGCCGCCCGGCGCGAGGTACAGGAGGAGGTGGGCGTGCAGATCACGGACCTCCGGTACCAGTTCAGTCAGCCGTGGCCGTTCCCGCACTCGCTGATGCTGGGCTTCACCGCCGAGTACGTGGGCGGCGACATCACCCCGCAGCCCGGCGAGATCGACGACGCCCGCTGGTTCCCCGTCACCGGCCTCCCCACCCTGCCCGCCGCGTTCAGCATCGCGCGGGCGCTGATCGACGGGGCGGTGGCAGGCGCGCTGGAGTAA
- a CDS encoding NUDIX domain-containing protein yields MTDIRLPLGGVKFSVRAVILCTRGDTLLTNCGPGEHGSGFHFLPGGALRADEDAAQAAAREWHEETGLTVSGLRLVGVVESFFGQPGRREHEIGFYYHLPAPPDLPDGTFTVQDNPDVQCQWVPFDRIEATPVYPLVVRDLLRVPPGEVRHILNREA; encoded by the coding sequence GTGACGGACATCCGACTGCCGCTGGGAGGCGTGAAGTTCAGCGTGCGGGCCGTGATCCTCTGCACGCGCGGGGACACGCTCCTGACGAACTGCGGGCCCGGCGAGCACGGCAGCGGCTTTCATTTCCTGCCGGGCGGGGCGCTCAGGGCGGACGAGGATGCCGCGCAGGCCGCCGCGCGCGAGTGGCACGAGGAGACCGGCCTGACCGTATCAGGATTGCGGCTGGTGGGGGTCGTCGAGAGCTTCTTCGGCCAGCCGGGACGGCGCGAGCACGAGATCGGCTTCTACTACCACCTGCCCGCCCCACCTGACCTGCCGGACGGGACGTTCACCGTGCAGGACAACCCGGACGTGCAGTGCCAGTGGGTACCCTTCGACCGGATTGAGGCGACCCCGGTGTACCCACTGGTCGTCCGGGACCTGCTGCGCGTCCCGCCGGGCGAGGTGCGGCATATCCTGAATCGGGAGGCGTGA
- a CDS encoding B12-binding domain-containing radical SAM protein — MSYWRTTIKPLLDDETGTIHKQAPVRVTLAFPNRYSVGMASLGYQVIYRMFNQEEGVACERAFLPDDVDAFERTGQALPTVETGRDAGDCNLFALSVSFELDLTNIIRTLDVAGLRPLREERGDSDALVMIGGPFTSSNPYPLTPFADIIVIGDGEQIVPVISEALREATSREDFYDLIDGMPGIFLPARHAHEPKWATAPKELLPAYSQIVTPHSELSNMFLVEAQRGCPRPCTFCLARTMYGPNRNNQAQELLDTIPDWVEKVGLVGAALSDFPHTKFVGRTLTDRGIKLGVSSIRADTVDAELAEILKAGGLRTFTVASDAPSERLRRWLKKGITTEDLTKTAHISRDLGFKGVKVYMMIGLGPENDDDITELIEFTKDLAKINRIALGISPFVPKRHTPHFADPFAGVQTIEKRMKRIQKELRTTAELRNVSAKWAWVESVIARGGPEVGMAAYQIYRNESIGAWKKALEEVGWSDEFEANTPSIGLPPGQYESKDVSAHAQGLAI, encoded by the coding sequence TTGAGCTACTGGCGCACGACCATCAAACCCCTGCTGGACGACGAGACCGGCACCATCCACAAGCAGGCCCCCGTCCGCGTGACCCTGGCCTTCCCGAACCGCTACTCGGTGGGCATGGCCTCGCTGGGCTATCAGGTCATCTACCGCATGTTCAACCAGGAGGAGGGCGTCGCCTGCGAACGCGCCTTCCTGCCCGACGACGTGGACGCGTTCGAACGCACCGGTCAGGCGCTGCCCACCGTGGAGACCGGGCGTGACGCCGGGGACTGCAACCTCTTCGCCCTGAGCGTGTCGTTCGAACTGGACCTGACGAACATCATCCGCACGCTGGACGTGGCGGGCCTGCGTCCCCTGCGTGAGGAACGGGGCGACAGCGACGCGCTGGTCATGATCGGCGGGCCGTTCACGAGCAGCAACCCCTACCCTCTGACGCCCTTCGCGGACATCATCGTAATCGGCGACGGCGAGCAGATCGTACCCGTCATCAGCGAGGCGCTGCGCGAAGCGACGAGCCGCGAGGACTTCTACGACCTGATCGACGGGATGCCCGGCATCTTCCTGCCCGCGCGGCACGCCCACGAACCCAAGTGGGCCACCGCGCCCAAGGAACTGCTCCCCGCGTACAGCCAGATCGTCACGCCGCACAGCGAACTGAGCAACATGTTCCTCGTGGAAGCCCAGCGCGGCTGCCCCCGCCCCTGCACCTTCTGCCTGGCGCGGACCATGTACGGCCCGAACCGCAACAACCAGGCGCAGGAACTGCTGGACACCATCCCCGACTGGGTCGAGAAGGTCGGCTTGGTCGGCGCGGCCCTCAGCGACTTCCCGCACACCAAGTTCGTGGGCCGCACCCTGACCGACCGCGGCATCAAACTGGGCGTCAGCTCCATCCGCGCCGACACCGTCGACGCCGAACTGGCCGAGATCCTCAAGGCGGGTGGCCTGCGCACCTTCACCGTCGCCAGCGACGCGCCCAGCGAACGCCTGCGCCGCTGGCTGAAGAAGGGCATCACCACCGAGGACCTGACCAAGACCGCGCACATCAGCCGCGACCTGGGCTTCAAGGGCGTCAAGGTGTACATGATGATCGGCCTCGGGCCCGAAAACGACGACGACATCACCGAACTGATCGAGTTCACGAAGGACCTCGCGAAGATCAACCGCATCGCGCTGGGCATCAGCCCCTTCGTGCCCAAACGCCACACGCCGCACTTCGCGGACCCTTTCGCGGGCGTGCAGACCATCGAGAAGCGCATGAAACGCATCCAGAAGGAACTGCGCACCACCGCCGAGCTCCGCAACGTGTCCGCCAAGTGGGCCTGGGTGGAATCGGTCATCGCGCGCGGCGGCCCCGAGGTCGGCATGGCCGCCTACCAGATCTACCGAAACGAGAGCATCGGCGCGTGGAAGAAAGCCCTGGAGGAAGTCGGCTGGAGCGACGAGTTCGAGGCGAACACCCCTTCGATCGGCCTGCCGCCCGGCCAGTACGAGAGCAAGGACGTCAGCGCCCACGCCCAGGGCCTCGCCATCTGA
- a CDS encoding KH domain-containing protein produces the protein MKSDPVDLTLFLAQSVVDQPSLVRVTRRGPTVMVRVGPGEEGRLIGRQGRVIQAIRTLVRAASDPRERLNVDLDAPRKA, from the coding sequence ATGAAGAGTGATCCCGTGGATCTGACCCTGTTCCTGGCGCAGAGCGTGGTGGACCAGCCGTCGCTGGTGCGCGTCACCCGGCGCGGCCCGACCGTCATGGTGCGCGTCGGCCCCGGCGAGGAGGGCCGCCTGATCGGCCGTCAGGGCCGCGTGATCCAGGCGATCCGCACGCTCGTGCGCGCCGCCTCCGACCCGCGCGAACGGCTGAACGTCGATCTGGACGCGCCCCGCAAAGCGTGA